From Spiroplasma endosymbiont of Diplazon laetatorius:
TAAGATTATATAATAATAGTTATATGGGGGTACTATATGTTATATACAGCAAGTGATGCTATAAACTTAGTTTATAAAATAATAGGTAAAACACTTTCTTTATTAAGTGATGATTTTTCAAAAGATAAAGAAAAACAAAAACAAGTTGCTTTAAATTTAAAGGAATTTTATAGATATTCAATGAAAAAAAGAGTTCACACAGAAAGTGAAATCATAGCTTGTGGAGAAACTTTTAATTGAAACTTTATAACTCCTTCAGAACTTAGTGAGTTAAAACAATTATTTTTAGATAATTGTTTAATATCAACAACAGAAAATCATTACTTAGATCATGAATATGTTGTCCAAGAATTAAACAAAACTTATGATAAAGCGCTAGAAAATACTTTTATAGTTGAAAGAGAACTTATTGATTGAGATAAAACTATTAAAATGGTTGAATCAAGATTTTTAGCATGAATACATGCTAAAAACTTAAAACAAGATAAGGATTTAAAAGAAAAACTGTTATCTATAATGGCTAACTTAAATGAAAAAGAAGAAGTATCTTATTATTCAAAATATAATATATTGATTGAAACTTTAAGAAACTTTAAACAATTCATTGAAGATTACGACAATGGCAAAGTAGCTCCAACACCTGAAAATCATAAATACTATGAAAAATGTATAATTAGTATTGATGGATTAAAATTCATAGACGAAAAGGACTTTATCATTTACTTGGATTATGATCGAATATTAGATCAAATACAAAAATTACCTGATAATGCTGAATTATGAGACTTTAACTTTACTATGGAATTAAATATTAGAATCTTCTTTTCTAATATATTAAGTAACATAATAACTTCTCAAACCATAAGTGTTTGAGGTGCTAAAGCAGAAATGATTAGAAGTAATGGTGGTTGATTAATCTCAAGAGAAAAAGAAGCATTTAAGAATCTATACATTGCCCTTACTCAATCAAGTGAAAAAGTACAAGAATTAATTTCTTTATCAACAAAAAGACTTAACAGAAATTTAATTCAATTAGTTAAGGATTTATTAATAAAATACAAAAATAAAATAGGTGATGACCTATACAATCCTATTATTCTTAATTCATATTTTGAACAAATAGATAAATTAATCAAATACCATGAAGCTGGTATTTCTGATTCTTTCCTATCGCATCCTAATGAAGTTTTAGATGGATTTAATATTAAATCTGCTGATGCTTTATTGGATTTTGAAAATATGTCAAGAATATCAGATGCATTAATTGAATTGGATTCTAATTTAGCTAGTCAATCAAAAGGTGACATGCTTAAAACAGTTGAATTCATTAAAAAAATTAGTGATATTGAAGAATTTTAAATCGTTATAATGACGATTTTTTAATTGGAGGTAAATTATGCAGTGTTGTAAATGTGAAACTCTCTCAAAGAGCTGTATATGTGTAATAATAGAGTGTAATTGTAAAAAAGACTCAGAATGTTGATGTTGCTTATCTCAAAAGTGAGATGAAATAGACAAAACCTTATCTATAACAGCTAATTTTTTAAGTTATTCTGCTCAAATAAGTAAAATGAAAGATGTTCCAAAATTATTTAAAAAAGGTATAAAAAATCTTTTAAATGACATTAAAGGGGCAAATGACAGTTTAGATAACTTTAATAAAACTGATTATATGAAACTTATTGATTCAAATTATGATCCTCTAAAAGTAGCTAATATAATTGAAGAAGATAGCATATCTAAATTAATTTATTTTATAAATAAGTTAGAATTTTATATAGAAATGTCGATTGTATTAATAGAGATGAATAAGACTTTAAATTATGAGATCTCATATTTAGAATTGTTCTCAATTATGGATAATTTAGAAGAGTTAGTACCTTCTTTGGTTAAGGTTTTTGCTTCAATTGAGAAAAGTTTAGATAACTCTGTTGAATATGAAACTTTGAAAGAAAAAATGTACACTTTTGATGTAGATTTAACAAATTTAAGAAGTATGTTAGACATTAAAATACTTAACAATAGGTAATTATTTGTTATAATTAAAAATGTTATGTATAAAAAAGGAGAAAATTTTTATGAAATTTAGTGCAAAAAAACTTGCTGAAAAAGGTCAAGGAACTTGAATAGTTACAATAGATGGTAAAGAATGAGAAGAAGCTGTTAAAAAAGGTAAAAACAAAGCTGCTGCAAGCATTGAAATACCTGGATTTAGAAAAGGTAAAGCACCTAAAGAAAAAATCGAACAATACTTAACTCCAGTTAATTATTTAAATGCAGCTGTTCAATCAGTTATGGAAAAAGCATGAGAATTTGCTAGAGATCAAAAATCTGATATAGAACCATTTACTTCACCTGTTCCTACACCAGTTAAAATAAGTGAAAAAGAATGTGAATTACACTTTATCTTTGATTTAAAACCTGAAATTAAAATTGGAAAATACAAAGGATTAACTGATAAAGACTTAGTAAAAGAAGAAGTTAAAGCTACAAAAGAAGAATTAGAAAAAGCAATCGATCAATATAGAGAAAGATTTGTTATGGAAAAAATCAAAGAAGATGGAGCTAAAATCGCAAAAGGTGATGCAGTTACATTCGACTTTGAAGGATTCATTGATGGTGAAGCATTTAAAGGTGGAAAAGGTTTAGACTTTAAATTAACAATTGGAAGTGGACAAATGATACCTGGATTTGAAGATCAAATGATCGGAAAAACTTTAGGAGAATCATCAATTAATGTTACTTTCCCAGAAGATTACACACCTGAATTAAAAGGTAAATCAGCTGAATTTAAATTAAATGTTAAAGAAATTAAAGAAAGAATTTTACCTTCAAAAGATGATGAATTAGTAAAAGACTTAAACTTACCAGGAATTAAAACTTTCAAAGAATTAGAAGATAGCTTGAAAAAACAAATAGTTGATCAAAAATCAACTCAATCAAAAAATATCTTTGTAAACAAAGTTATTGATTTAATTAGAGCTCAATCAAAAATTGAAATTCCTAAATCAGCAATTAATAAAGAAATTGACACTCTATATAGAGAATTTGAAGCAAAAGTTCAAAGTCAAAAATTAACAATGAAAGATTACAAAAAACAAACAGGATTAAGTGATGAAGATATCAGAAATGAACTGTTTGATGATGCTAAAAAACGTATTGAAAGCTACTTGATTACAGATCAAGTAAGAAACACTGAAAAATTTGAAGTTTCAAAAGAAGAAATTGAAGCAAAATATGAAGCACTAGCAAAAACTTTCGGTGTTGAAACTGATTTCATTAAAAACTCTCTATTACCAGAACCACAAATTAAAGAAGAAATAATAAGAGAAAAAATTGTTGATTTCCTATATTCAAACAATGGTTAAAAAATACAATTTAATTGTATTTTTTTATTTTTTAGCACTTAACACTTGCAAGTGCTAAATATTGTGATATCATAATTTTGTACCTAAGGAGGAATATTATGAATAAAAAATTACCTATGTTAATAACTCGTGGTAGTTACATTTACCCAACTTTTGACCAAGTATTGGAAATTGGAAGGGATAAAACTACTCTTGCTGTTAAAGAATCTGTAGAAAAATATGAAGGGAAAATCTTAATGGTTTCACAAAAAAAACCATTAGAAGATGATCCAAAAATTGAAGATTTATTCACATTCGGTGTATTGGCCGAAGTAAAAATTAAAAAAGAATGAAAAGATGGTACATTAACTGTAAATATAAAATCAATTTCACGTATAGAGGCAAGTGATATTGAATTAAATGAATTTTATATTGCAAACTATGAAGTAAAAGATAGCCTAAAAAGCTCAGATAAAGAAGCATTAGATAAAATTACAAAACATATCAAAGCAATGATAAGTTCACAAGATGAATTCCCAGCAGAAGTTGAAGAAATAATAAACTCAGCTTCAAATGACATTGATCCAAACTTTATTGTTGATAGTGCGGCAAACTTAATGCCATTTATGCCTATTGATAAAAAACAAGCTATGCTTGAAGAGTTAGATCCAGTAAAAAGAATTGAAATAATCAATGACTTTTTAGATGAAAAACGTCAATCAGCTGATATTGAATCATCAATCAGTAAAAAAATTAAATCTAGAGTTGATGAGCAACAAAGAGAATTCTATTTAAGAGAAAAATTAAAAGCTATTAAAGAAGAATTAGGAGATTTAGACGGAGAAGGAGATGACTTGGCAAAATATAGAAAACGCCTTGAAACAGAACCTTTCCCAGAAAATATTAAAAAAAGAATACTTTCAGAATTAGATAAATGTGAAGGTATGCCTGCAGCTTCATCAGAGGCTAACATCACAAGAACATACATTGATTGAATGATGCAAACTCCATGATGACAAAAAACTGAGGAAAAAACAGATCTAAAATTTGCAAAAGATGTTTTAGATAAACACCACTATGGTTTAGATAAAGTTAAAGAAAGAATTATTGAGTACTTAGCTGTTAAACAAAATACTAACAAAGTAAAAGGACAAATCATTACATTGGTAGGTCCTCCAGGAGTTGGTAAAACAAGTTTAGCAAAATCAATTGCTGAATCAATGGGTAGAGAATTTGTAAAAATGGCTTTAGGTGGAGTAAAAGATGAGTCTGAAATTAGAGGACACAGAAAAACTTACATCGGAGCAATGCCTGGTAGAGTAATACAAGGAATGAAAAAAGCAGGAGTTAAAAACCCAGTTTTCTTACTTGATGAAATAGATAAAATGGCAAGTGATTATAGAGGAGATCCAGCTTCAGCGATGTTGGAGGTATTGGACCCTGAACAAAACTCAAAATTCTCAGATCACTACTTAGAAGAAGAATATGATTTAAGTGACGTTGTATTTATTGCAACAGCAAACTATCCTGAAAATATACCAGAAGCTCTATATGACAGAATGGAAATCATTGAACTTTCAAGTTATACTGAAATTGAAAAAATGAAAATTGCAGAAGAATATTTAATACCAAAAGTATTAGATGATCATGCAGTTACAAAAGAGCAAGTAATTTTCACAAAAGAATCAATCAACGAAATTATCAAACACTATACTAGAGAAGCTGGTGTAAGACAATTAGAAAGATGAATTGTTTCAATTGTTAGAAAATATGTTGTTAAAATGTTAAATAAAGAAATCGAAACATTAACAGTTACTCCAGAAGTGGTTAACGAAATGTTAAAAAAACGTATCTTTGAACATACTGAAAAAGAAAATGAAGCTCAAGTTGGTGTTGTTACAGGACTTGCATATACTCAATTTGGTGGAGATATCTTACCTATAGAGGTAAATCACTTCCCAGGTAAAGGTGGACTAGTGTTAACTGGTAAACTTGGAGATGTAATGAAAGAATCTGCAACAATAGCTTACGACTTTGTTAAATCAAATTACAAAGCGTTTGGAATTCCAAAAGAAGTATTTAATGAAAATGATATTCATATTCACGTTCCAGAAGGTGCTGTTTCAAAAGATGGACCAAGTGCTGGGGTAACAATTACTACTGCTATTGTTTCTGCTTTAACAAATAAACCTGTTCCAAGAGAAATTGGTATGACAGGAGAAATCACACTAAGAGGTTTAGTATTCCCAATTGGTGGATTAAGAGAAAAATCAATTTCTGCTCACAGAAGTGGATTGAAAAAAATCTTAATACCATTTAAAAATACAAAAGACATTGAAGATATTCCTGAAGAGGTAAGAAAAGAATTAGAAGTAGTTCCTGTTCAACAATACTCAGAAGTATATGAAAATGTATTTGGTATTAAATTAGATAACTTAGTGAGAGAACTTCCTATATCAACTTCATCAAATGAAGAGACTAAAAAAGCTCATTAATAATTAAAAACAACTCATTTATATGGGTTGTTTTTAATATTTTTGTGATAATATATCAACAATGAAATTAAAAAAAGGAAAATAATAATGGATCAATCATTTAGTGCGACAAATATGCCAATTGGTGATGTTAATGTTGCAACCCCAAAAGAAGAACCTAAAAAATATGTTCCTGATGACAAGGTTTATAAACTTGTTAAAGAAAAACAAAAATTAAAGTTCTCTTGAATTGTATTAATTTATGGGTGAAAATATAAAGCTCTATTCTTAAGTGTTGTTATTGTAGTTACGTTTAGTGCCTTTTTAGTAAGTTTAAATACATTATTTTTAAGAAATGTACTTTCTGCAGCTCAAAATACACCAGAAGCAGCAGAAAAAAATCACAACTTGACAGGTGATCAAACTTTCTGAAATCTTAAATGATATTGATGAATGGCTATAACTGCATCAGATTTAGTTCTACTTTATTTTTGTACTTACATAAGAAACTCGTGTTCAATTATGTTGGCTGTAAATATTGAAGTGGAGTTAAGAAATTTAACTATTAAAAGATTATTGGAACAAGATATTAGCTACTATTCAGATAAAAAAATAGGTAAACTAATGACTAAATTAGTTGGAGATACAAACGTAATTGGAAATGAAATTTCAGGTATGATTGCTTGAGTTATTCAAGCACCATTAGTAATAATAATGGGTACAGCAATGATGTTTGTAATTCACGCTCCATTGGCATTAGTTGCAAGTATTTCTGTTTATCTATTAACTATACTAGTAATTTTATTATCATTACAATACCAAAAAAAGGTTAAAAAAGTTAGAGAAGTAATATCAGATATTAATGGAGATGCTGTTGACAGAATTGGTGCTATTAAATTAGTAAAAGCAACAGGTACTAGAAAATATGAAGAATCAAGATTAGAAACTCTTCATGAACCTTATATTAAAGCTTTTAAACCAATATCTAAAATCGACGGAACTCTTTTAGCAATTTTAATTGCATCAGATGTTGTAATAAACTTAATAATGGTAACTGTGGCAATTGTTTTCTATGGAGATGTAGATAATATGATGACTGAAACTTTACCTGCATTTATTTCTGCAATGGTTGGTTTAACAAGGCCGTTATGACAAATTGCAGCAATTATACCTGGACTTTCAAGAGCTTCAGCATCTTCTGCACAAATTTATGAAACTATCGAAAAAGATCCTATAATGGATGATAATGAAAAAAATGGAATGTTATTTGATGAAAATATTTCAAAAATTGAGTTTAGACAAGTTAAATTTAACTATCCTGAAAAACCAGAAGTTAATATTGTTCCGAATCTAGATTTAGTTTTAGAAAAAGGAAAATCATATGCCTTTGTTGGTGAAACTGGAAGTGGAAAATCAACTATTTCAAAACTACTGTTAAGATTCTATGATCCAACTGAAGGATGTGTTCTTGTCAATGATAAAAACGTTAAGGACTTTAACCTAAAAAGTTATTTAAGTCATGTTGGTTATGTTGAACAAGAACCTTCAATAATATTTGGAGATGTTTATGATAATGTAAGGTATGGTTATTTTCAAGCAACAGAAGAAGAAGTACATGAAGCTTGTAGAAAAGCTCAAATTGATAAAATTATTAATAGTTGACCTTATGGTTATCAAACAGTTCTTGGAGAACGTGGATTATTATTAAGTGGTGGACAAAAACAAAGACTTGTAATTGCAAGAATACTTTTAAGAAATCCAGAATTATTAATTTTAGATGAAGCTACAAGTGCTTTAGATAATATTGTTGAAAAAGAAATTCAAGCTCAATTAAATGAACTTATGAAAGATAAAACATCAGTTATTATTGCTCACAGATTAAGTACAATAAAAGATGTTGATCAAATATTTGTTTTAGCTCCAGGTAAAGGAATTGTTCAACAAGGAACTTATCAAGAGTTAATTAAAGTTCCAGGTAAATTTAAAGATTTACATGATGCTGGAAATGCATAATAAACTAACCTAAAAGGTTAGTTTTTTTATGCTATTATTCAATTAGGAGTTGAAATTATGAATAAACCTTTAAGTTTCCTATTAAGACCAACATCTTTAAAAAACATAATAGGACAATCGCACTTAATTAATAATAAATATGGATTAATAACAAAAATGGTTGAAAACAACTTCCTTGCTAATCTAATTTTTTATGGTCCTCCAGGAGTTGGTAAAACATCAATGGCAGTTTCTATTGCAAATGATTTAAATACCAAATATGAATTTTTTAATGCTTCTAATGATAAAAAAGATAAATTACAAAAACTAATTGAATCTTCAAATCATGAAGAACAACTTGTTTTAATAATTGATGAAATTCATAGAATGAACAGAAACATCCAAGATTATTTACTTGAATATATAGAATCTAAAAAAGTTATAGTTTTTTTAACTACAACTGAAAACCCTTATTTTGTAATAAATCCAGCTATAAGAAGTAGATGCACAATTCTAAAATTAGAGGAAATAAATACTGAAGAAATGAAAGAAGGACTTAAAAGAGTTCTTAAAAACAATGATATTCAACTAGATATAGAAGACAGCGCTTTTGATAATTTATGTGAACTTTCAAATGGAGATTTAAGAGTTGCTTTAAACTCAATTGAGATGTTAATTAACTTATACTCTGATGAAAAAGTTAATAATGAAATTATAAAATCCATTTTTGATCAAGCAGTGACAAAAGGAACTGGAGAAGGTGATGAATATCACGACCTTAAATCAGCTCTTCAAAAATCAATAAGGGGAAGTGATGTTGACGCTTCACTTCATTATTGAGCTAGATTAATGGCTATTGGAGATTATGAAGTTTTAATGAGAAGAATGATCATAATGGCATATGAAGATATTGGTCTTGCGAATCCAGCAATTTCAGTAAGAGTTTATCAAGCTTGTCAAATTTTTAGACAAATAGGAATGCCAGAGGGAAGAATTATACTTGGATTGGCAATTATAGAAATGGCTTTAAGTGAAAAATCTAATTCCTCATATTTAGCTTTAGAAAAAGCGCTTGAAGATGTTCAACAAGGGTTGGCTCCACCCATACCTCCTTACTTAAGAGATAATCATTATAAAAATGCTCATAAACTAGGACATGGAATTGGCTATAAATATGCTCATGACTATGAAAATGATTGAGTTGATCAACAATATTTACCAGATGAAATTAAAGATATCACTTATTTCAAATTTAAACCTCATAGTGCATATGAGAAAAAGTTAATGGAAATCTATATAAAATTTACAAATAAAAATAAGATAAAATAATATAAGTGAAAGAGAGGTATTTTAATATGAAAACAAGTATGCAAATTAAAGAAGAACTTGCAAGTCAAGGTTATATTTGAATGCCTAACTATAAAGATATCTTACAAAAAGTTTGATATAACACTGAAACTTATTTTGATGATGATGAATTAGTTTTATCAGCTCTTTGAGCTAGTTTTAAAAGATATGAAGATGAAATGGTAGGGATAGTTTTTATTACTACCAAAAGAACATTTACTTTAGAAATTCTTGATAATGATTCAAGTACTCAAATTAGATACTTACCATTCGATTCATATTCTTTACAAAAAATTCAATTACAATTTGCTAAAAATAGTGGGGGATTACACTATGTATCGCTTCAAAACGATAGTTTTGGAAATGGGGTAACTTTTGCAACTCCAAACAGAGATGTGGCCCAACACTTTGTAGATACTTTAGCTGGAAGAACTAATGGAGAAATTGAAAGACTTCCAGATTCAGACAATCCATTATTGGCTGAAAATGAAAGAGAACAATTAATTGATGAAGATTTAAATAAAGCTGAAGAAGTTGTTCCTCATAAATTTGAAAAAAAACATGAAGAAATCAAACCCATGAAGGAATTTGATGGGTGAAGAAAAGCGCCTCCTGAGGCAAAAGAAAAAGTAGTTGAAATTAAAGTTGTTCCACCTAAAAAAGTTAAAGTTAAAAAAGAAAAGAAAAATGGATATGGATCAAAATGACAATCAAAAGCTTGATTATGTTGATTCTTGCTTCCAATAGGTATTTTGGGAACTATTCTTGCTGTTATATTTATAATTTAAAAATAAAAAATCGCTTTATTTAGCGATTTTTCTTATTTTCTTTTAATTGATTTTATTTGTCAATCTAAAGCTCCTGCTTCTAATAACAATTTAATTTCATAGTTAAATGTTTTTTTAGTGTTTGGATCTTTATAAGTTGTAGTGTAAGTTATACCAGCTTCATCCATACCTTGATCAATTCCATAATGACTTTCAACTTTTGTTTTAAAATTATTATCTTGAATTAATGGTTTGTATACTGTGTTTGACAAGTTATTTTTTACAGAGTTTACTTCAGCAAAACCTTTAACAATTTGATCTAATAGACTGTCAACTGATTTATCATCAACTATTTTTTCTAAACCTGACAATAAGGAATCTTGTCTAAATTCTCCTAATTGTTTTCCGTTTGCATCAAAGTTTGTTCCTAATGCATACATAGCAGCTTTTGCTCCTGTAATAGAGGTATTTTTTACTCCATCTACTGAAATATATAGACCGTTTAGACCAGAAGTGATCATTAACACTTGAAGTGCAGTGTATTTATTTTCTGCATTTGAACCAGTCCCATTATAAGCGTTTCCATTTTTTGTGAAAATAGAATATTTTGTATCACTTAAAGCTTTCGAAATGTCTTGTAATCCATTTGCCATTCCCTTGGTTTCTTGTTCAAGTTCTTTTAATTTTTGATTATTTGGTGTTGAAGAATTAATTGCATTGTATATAAAGTCTAGTATTTCACTAATAGTTTTTCCTTCATAAACAGGACCTGCAAGTATTGTTTCAAGAGAAATGTTATTTTCCCCTCCGATAACTGTTTTTAAGAAAGTTGATTCTTTACTTCACAAAGCTTTTCAAGATTCCTTTAAAAGTTTATCATTCTTAAATCTGAAAGGCACATTAACTCCGAATGTTTTAATAAAATCGAATAGTGAATCAAGACCGCTTATTGATCTGTTTTCAACAAAGTTGTCAATAGCACCTTTTAAAATGTTACCCACTTGAACAGGCCCCACACCTATACCCAGAACGGTATAATTAATATTTTGTCACTTACCTATACCATAACCAAGTGCAAAAATTAAAGATGAGAGTCCCTCTGAACCTTCATAATATCCACCAAGTCCAAGTAAAAAACCAGTTATTTTTATAGTTCAACCACCAAAACCAGGTTTATCTAAATTAACTATTTTTTCACTACCTGATTCAAATAATAAAGAAAATAACTTAGCTGTATTTAAACCTTCTGAATCTGAATTTAAAGCAATTGATAAATTCTTAAATAATAATTTTGTTTCAAATCTTTTAAAATTATTAGAACCTAATAGTTTTAAATAGTCTATATTTTTATCGCTTTCACTGAAAAGATTTTGGTTATTAGAAGGTTTAAAACCTCCAAAATCAACACTAGTTATCCTTTGTAATAAACCTGTTACTACAAATAAAAGATCTGTTATGACTAAAGTTATGTTTGAAGTGTTAATGTTGTTCAGATTTTCAAAGAAAACACCCATTAATTCTCCAAAATCTTTTTCAAATGTATAATCAACATCTGAATATAAAACATTTACATCTTTTACGATTTTATCTGTTTGTCCAGATAAAGCTGCAAAAACATTATAAAGTCTTCTGTTTGTTGCGTTCATAACTTGTTTGTTAGTCATGTTTTCAACTTTATCCATTGTTAAAACTGAATTTACTAACATATCAAAAGTTGGAATTAATATATCAAAGTGATTCATTAATTCTAATAAACCAATTATTAAGGGAACAAAATTAACACTTGATAATGCTGACATTAAACCGTTTGTAATGTTTGTTTTACCTTCTTTTGAATCATTTAAGAAATTAGCATTTAATAAATTTGAAATTAGACTATAAGCCAAATTTGAACCTGATAAAGCTTTAATTAATATTGCTAATGGAACTGCTGCAGAATCTAATAATTTTGAAATATCTTCCATTGGTCCAACACCACTTGCTGCTG
This genomic window contains:
- the tig gene encoding trigger factor, coding for MKFSAKKLAEKGQGTWIVTIDGKEWEEAVKKGKNKAAASIEIPGFRKGKAPKEKIEQYLTPVNYLNAAVQSVMEKAWEFARDQKSDIEPFTSPVPTPVKISEKECELHFIFDLKPEIKIGKYKGLTDKDLVKEEVKATKEELEKAIDQYRERFVMEKIKEDGAKIAKGDAVTFDFEGFIDGEAFKGGKGLDFKLTIGSGQMIPGFEDQMIGKTLGESSINVTFPEDYTPELKGKSAEFKLNVKEIKERILPSKDDELVKDLNLPGIKTFKELEDSLKKQIVDQKSTQSKNIFVNKVIDLIRAQSKIEIPKSAINKEIDTLYREFEAKVQSQKLTMKDYKKQTGLSDEDIRNELFDDAKKRIESYLITDQVRNTEKFEVSKEEIEAKYEALAKTFGVETDFIKNSLLPEPQIKEEIIREKIVDFLYSNNG
- the lon gene encoding endopeptidase La, whose amino-acid sequence is MNKKLPMLITRGSYIYPTFDQVLEIGRDKTTLAVKESVEKYEGKILMVSQKKPLEDDPKIEDLFTFGVLAEVKIKKEWKDGTLTVNIKSISRIEASDIELNEFYIANYEVKDSLKSSDKEALDKITKHIKAMISSQDEFPAEVEEIINSASNDIDPNFIVDSAANLMPFMPIDKKQAMLEELDPVKRIEIINDFLDEKRQSADIESSISKKIKSRVDEQQREFYLREKLKAIKEELGDLDGEGDDLAKYRKRLETEPFPENIKKRILSELDKCEGMPAASSEANITRTYIDWMMQTPWWQKTEEKTDLKFAKDVLDKHHYGLDKVKERIIEYLAVKQNTNKVKGQIITLVGPPGVGKTSLAKSIAESMGREFVKMALGGVKDESEIRGHRKTYIGAMPGRVIQGMKKAGVKNPVFLLDEIDKMASDYRGDPASAMLEVLDPEQNSKFSDHYLEEEYDLSDVVFIATANYPENIPEALYDRMEIIELSSYTEIEKMKIAEEYLIPKVLDDHAVTKEQVIFTKESINEIIKHYTREAGVRQLERWIVSIVRKYVVKMLNKEIETLTVTPEVVNEMLKKRIFEHTEKENEAQVGVVTGLAYTQFGGDILPIEVNHFPGKGGLVLTGKLGDVMKESATIAYDFVKSNYKAFGIPKEVFNENDIHIHVPEGAVSKDGPSAGVTITTAIVSALTNKPVPREIGMTGEITLRGLVFPIGGLREKSISAHRSGLKKILIPFKNTKDIEDIPEEVRKELEVVPVQQYSEVYENVFGIKLDNLVRELPISTSSNEETKKAH
- a CDS encoding ABC transporter ATP-binding protein, translating into MDQSFSATNMPIGDVNVATPKEEPKKYVPDDKVYKLVKEKQKLKFSWIVLIYGWKYKALFLSVVIVVTFSAFLVSLNTLFLRNVLSAAQNTPEAAEKNHNLTGDQTFWNLKWYWWMAITASDLVLLYFCTYIRNSCSIMLAVNIEVELRNLTIKRLLEQDISYYSDKKIGKLMTKLVGDTNVIGNEISGMIAWVIQAPLVIIMGTAMMFVIHAPLALVASISVYLLTILVILLSLQYQKKVKKVREVISDINGDAVDRIGAIKLVKATGTRKYEESRLETLHEPYIKAFKPISKIDGTLLAILIASDVVINLIMVTVAIVFYGDVDNMMTETLPAFISAMVGLTRPLWQIAAIIPGLSRASASSAQIYETIEKDPIMDDNEKNGMLFDENISKIEFRQVKFNYPEKPEVNIVPNLDLVLEKGKSYAFVGETGSGKSTISKLLLRFYDPTEGCVLVNDKNVKDFNLKSYLSHVGYVEQEPSIIFGDVYDNVRYGYFQATEEEVHEACRKAQIDKIINSWPYGYQTVLGERGLLLSGGQKQRLVIARILLRNPELLILDEATSALDNIVEKEIQAQLNELMKDKTSVIIAHRLSTIKDVDQIFVLAPGKGIVQQGTYQELIKVPGKFKDLHDAGNA
- a CDS encoding replication-associated recombination protein A; this translates as MNKPLSFLLRPTSLKNIIGQSHLINNKYGLITKMVENNFLANLIFYGPPGVGKTSMAVSIANDLNTKYEFFNASNDKKDKLQKLIESSNHEEQLVLIIDEIHRMNRNIQDYLLEYIESKKVIVFLTTTENPYFVINPAIRSRCTILKLEEINTEEMKEGLKRVLKNNDIQLDIEDSAFDNLCELSNGDLRVALNSIEMLINLYSDEKVNNEIIKSIFDQAVTKGTGEGDEYHDLKSALQKSIRGSDVDASLHYWARLMAIGDYEVLMRRMIIMAYEDIGLANPAISVRVYQACQIFRQIGMPEGRIILGLAIIEMALSEKSNSSYLALEKALEDVQQGLAPPIPPYLRDNHYKNAHKLGHGIGYKYAHDYENDWVDQQYLPDEIKDITYFKFKPHSAYEKKLMEIYIKFTNKNKIK